One window of uncultured Methanoregula sp. genomic DNA carries:
- a CDS encoding ABC transporter permease, which produces MTESVSVCGQLCTELNAAWAIAKKDILIYYLKPNIIVSGALFPLFMFLAFAVGRPAEPSTMIPGLIAITILFSASSIEPVSIPIERRMKTFDRLLSAPITLHAVVLGESLSGFLYSIGIAFVPLIAGIVLFGTPILNIAPLVLGVILTAFCFATMGTLFAAYPTESPGDIMSMLNLVRLPLIFVSGVFIPLSQIPAAGQFITYLSPLTYGNDLIHAAYSGTTSFSPLADIAMLLLFILIFQFAANRLYKKFNE; this is translated from the coding sequence TTGACTGAATCTGTCAGCGTGTGCGGGCAACTCTGCACGGAGCTGAACGCTGCGTGGGCGATCGCCAAAAAAGATATCCTCATCTACTATCTCAAGCCCAACATCATCGTTTCCGGGGCGCTCTTCCCGCTCTTTATGTTCCTCGCGTTTGCGGTAGGCCGGCCTGCCGAACCGTCCACCATGATCCCGGGTCTCATCGCGATCACGATCCTCTTCTCCGCCTCGTCCATCGAACCGGTCTCCATCCCTATCGAGCGCAGGATGAAGACGTTCGACCGGCTCCTTTCTGCACCGATCACCCTGCACGCCGTGGTGCTTGGCGAAAGCCTGAGCGGTTTTCTCTACAGTATCGGGATCGCGTTCGTCCCGCTCATAGCGGGAATCGTACTCTTCGGAACCCCGATCCTGAATATCGCACCCCTGGTCCTGGGTGTTATCCTCACCGCGTTCTGTTTTGCCACAATGGGAACGCTCTTTGCCGCGTACCCTACCGAGAGCCCCGGGGATATCATGTCGATGCTGAACCTTGTCCGGCTGCCCCTGATCTTCGTTTCCGGGGTTTTCATACCCTTGAGCCAGATCCCTGCTGCCGGCCAGTTCATCACCTATCTCTCCCCGCTGACCTATGGGAATGACCTGATTCACGCAGCCTATTCGGGCACGACAAGCTTCAGCCCGCTCGCAGATATCGCGATGCTCCTCCTCTTCATCCTGATCTTCCAGTTCGCGGCCAACCGGTTATATAAAAAATTCAATGAGTAA
- a CDS encoding AMP-binding protein yields MVEGSYTCGTSAVPLLGMTIGEMVNSIAEKYPETDAIVSMHQNIRWNYREFLYQVDLVARALMGLGVEKGNRVGIWAMNHAEWVVVQFATSKIGAIMVNINPAYRTYELEYVLKQAEIQTLIVQGRFKTSDYMGMFYEACPEAYESKPGRISSEKFPFLKNAIFLGDIPYNGMYTWDDFLKKADEISVDELVERGEVLSFDDPINIQYTSGTTGFPKGVVLTHHNVLNNGYIIGEGMGFSEKDRLCIPVPFYHCFGMVLSNLACVTHGSTMVLPAPTFDAEEVLKTIEKEHCTAVHGVPTMFIAELAHPNFAKYDLRSLRTGIMAGSPCPIEVMKQVNTQMHMSEIVIVYGQTETAPGVTMTTTRDPLDRRVATVGRAFPHTELKIIDPNTGRIQPYGEIGEICARGYCVMKCYYNNPSATHATLDKDRWNHTGDLGTMDEEGYFRIVGRLKDMVIRGGENIYPREIEEFLHHHEKISDVYIVGVPDIKYGEELCAWVKMKQGQTMTEQDLKDYCKGRIAHYKIPRYVMFVDDFPITISGKIQKFKMREESIKVLGLEEADKVLTA; encoded by the coding sequence ATGGTTGAGGGCAGCTACACGTGCGGAACTTCGGCAGTTCCCCTGCTGGGAATGACGATTGGCGAGATGGTTAACAGTATTGCGGAAAAGTACCCGGAAACTGATGCAATCGTATCCATGCACCAGAACATCCGGTGGAACTACAGGGAATTCCTGTACCAGGTCGACCTTGTTGCCCGGGCCCTGATGGGACTTGGCGTGGAGAAAGGCAACCGCGTCGGCATCTGGGCCATGAATCATGCCGAATGGGTGGTTGTCCAGTTCGCCACCTCCAAGATCGGCGCCATCATGGTGAACATCAACCCCGCGTACCGCACGTACGAGCTCGAATACGTGCTCAAGCAGGCCGAGATCCAGACCCTGATCGTCCAGGGCCGGTTCAAGACCTCGGATTACATGGGGATGTTCTACGAGGCCTGCCCCGAGGCCTACGAATCCAAGCCCGGCAGGATCTCAAGCGAGAAATTCCCATTTCTGAAAAATGCGATCTTCCTTGGCGATATCCCGTATAACGGGATGTATACCTGGGACGATTTCTTAAAAAAGGCGGACGAGATCTCGGTAGACGAGCTCGTTGAGCGGGGCGAGGTGCTTTCGTTCGACGACCCCATCAACATCCAGTACACGAGCGGCACCACAGGATTTCCCAAAGGCGTTGTCCTCACCCACCACAATGTCCTCAACAACGGCTACATCATCGGCGAAGGCATGGGCTTTTCCGAGAAAGACCGGCTCTGCATCCCGGTCCCGTTCTACCACTGCTTTGGCATGGTCCTCTCCAACCTTGCCTGCGTCACTCACGGCTCCACGATGGTCCTGCCCGCACCAACCTTCGATGCCGAGGAGGTCTTAAAAACCATCGAGAAAGAGCACTGCACGGCGGTCCACGGCGTCCCGACCATGTTCATCGCCGAACTCGCCCACCCGAACTTTGCAAAGTACGACCTCCGCTCCCTCCGGACCGGCATCATGGCCGGCTCGCCCTGCCCCATCGAAGTGATGAAGCAGGTCAATACGCAGATGCACATGAGCGAGATCGTGATCGTGTACGGCCAGACCGAGACTGCCCCGGGGGTCACCATGACCACGACCAGGGATCCGCTCGACCGCCGGGTCGCCACTGTTGGCCGGGCGTTCCCGCATACCGAGCTGAAAATTATCGACCCGAACACCGGCAGGATCCAGCCGTATGGCGAGATCGGCGAGATCTGCGCCCGGGGCTACTGCGTGATGAAGTGCTACTACAACAACCCGTCGGCAACCCACGCCACGCTCGACAAGGACCGCTGGAACCACACGGGCGACCTCGGCACCATGGACGAGGAGGGCTACTTCAGGATCGTTGGCCGGCTCAAGGACATGGTGATCCGGGGCGGGGAGAACATCTACCCGCGGGAGATCGAGGAGTTCCTCCATCACCACGAGAAGATCTCCGATGTTTATATTGTCGGCGTCCCGGACATCAAGTACGGCGAGGAACTCTGCGCCTGGGTGAAGATGAAACAAGGCCAGACCATGACCGAACAGGACCTCAAGGACTACTGCAAGGGCAGGATCGCCCACTACAAGATCCCGCGGTACGTCATGTTCGTCGACGACTTCCCGATCACGATCTCCGGCAAGATCCAGAAGTTCAAGATGCGGGAAGAGTCTATCAAGGTGCTCGGGCTCGAAGAGGCGGACAAGGTCCTGACCGCGTAA